Proteins encoded together in one Prochlorococcus marinus str. MIT 9211 window:
- a CDS encoding magnesium chelatase subunit H, translating into MFTQVRSANRRVVPNDGNNHSYIVKTVYVVLEPQYQNALTEAAKSINSMNGVVGIELSGYLIEELRNDQNYKDFKSDISNADIFIGSLIFIEDLAGKVVEAVAPYKENLKASVVFPSMPEVMRLNKLGSFSMAQLGQSKSIIGDFMKKKKESGGAGFQDSMLKLLNTLPSILKYLPIDKAQDARNFILSFQYWLGGTPDNLKNFMLMLANKYVINIDESTDNVQLEVDEPEVFPDLGIWHPMAPRMFEDIKEYQNWTTSRKDLSIKSREGPVIGLVLQRSHIVTGDEAHYVAIIQELEFRGATVIPIFCGGLDFSRPVETFFFDPLNKNKPLVDGVVSLTGFALVGGPARQDHPKAIEALKKLNRPYMVALPLVFQTTQEWEGSDLGLHPVQVALQIAIPELDGAIEPIVLSGRDDATGKAHTLQDRVDAIAERAIRWSSLRIKERKDKKLAITVFSFPPDKGNVGTAAYLDVFGSIYRVLEEMKLKGYQVNDLPRSPKALMERLINDPEAIEGSPELSIAHKMTVDEYERLTPYADRLEENWGKPPGNLNSDGQNLLIYGHHFGNVFVGVQPTFGYEGDPMRLLYSKSASPHHGFAAYYTYLEKVWKADAVLHFGTHGSLEFMPGKQMGMSESCYPDSLIGGLPNLYYYAANNPSEATIAKRRGYASTISYLTPPAENAGLYKGLKELSELVGSYQQLRESSRGIQIVNAIVETSRQCNLDKDVDLPQVDASELDQEKRDLIVGSIYRQLMEIESRLLPCGLHTIGKPPTAEEAIASLVSIAALEREQEQIRSLPGLLAESVNRNIEEIYKGNNDGVLADVELNNKITETSRIAVRSLVLSLTGKGGRVTLEKSLITRLLEFLSNLGFSISNPWTRKCRQNGFRKIDSKELDNLFEYLRFCLEQICADKEMESLLKALDGDYVLPGPGGDPIRNPSVLPSGKNIHALDPQSIPTTAAVAAAKGVVDKLIEKQKSDEGSWPETIACVLWGTDNIKTYGESLAQILWFVGVKPKPDSVGRVNKLELIPLEELGRPRIDVVVNCSGVFRDLFINQMALIDQAVKMAAEADEPLDNNFVRKHSLEQAEREGIELRDAACRVFSNASGSYSSNVNLAVENSTWEEENELQEMYLSRKTYAFNADNPGEMNQNRNVFESVMKTADVTFQNLDSSEISLTDVSHYFDSDPTNLIKSLRDDGKTPNSFIADTTTANAQVRSLSETIRLDSRTKLLNPKWYEGMLNSGYEGVREVSNRLNYTLGWSATSGQVDNFVYEESNETFINDPEMRKRLMDLNPHSFRRIVGTLLEVNGRGYWDTSEENIEQLKELYQEVEDKIEGVNTENT; encoded by the coding sequence ATGTTTACTCAGGTTCGTTCAGCAAATAGAAGAGTAGTGCCAAATGATGGTAATAATCACAGTTATATCGTTAAAACTGTCTATGTAGTTCTAGAACCGCAGTACCAAAATGCTCTTACAGAAGCAGCTAAATCAATAAACTCTATGAATGGTGTAGTAGGTATTGAGTTAAGTGGGTATTTAATTGAAGAATTAAGAAATGATCAAAATTATAAAGATTTTAAATCTGACATTTCAAATGCAGACATATTTATTGGATCTTTAATATTTATCGAGGATTTAGCAGGAAAGGTCGTAGAGGCAGTAGCTCCTTATAAGGAAAACCTTAAAGCGTCAGTCGTCTTCCCTTCTATGCCTGAAGTGATGAGATTAAATAAGCTAGGGTCTTTTTCTATGGCACAACTAGGTCAAAGCAAAAGTATAATTGGGGATTTTATGAAGAAGAAGAAAGAGTCTGGAGGAGCTGGATTTCAAGACTCAATGTTAAAACTATTGAACACTTTGCCATCTATTCTTAAGTACCTACCAATTGATAAGGCACAAGATGCTAGAAATTTCATTTTAAGCTTTCAATATTGGCTAGGAGGTACTCCTGACAATCTAAAGAACTTTATGTTAATGCTTGCTAATAAATATGTAATTAATATAGATGAGTCCACCGACAATGTACAACTAGAAGTAGATGAACCAGAAGTATTTCCCGATTTAGGTATTTGGCATCCGATGGCTCCTAGGATGTTTGAAGACATTAAGGAATATCAGAATTGGACAACAAGTAGAAAGGATCTTTCTATTAAATCAAGAGAAGGTCCTGTTATAGGTTTAGTGCTACAAAGAAGCCACATAGTTACTGGTGATGAAGCCCACTATGTAGCAATTATTCAAGAGCTTGAATTTAGAGGAGCAACGGTAATACCAATTTTTTGTGGTGGACTTGATTTCTCAAGGCCTGTTGAAACATTCTTTTTTGATCCACTCAATAAAAATAAGCCTTTAGTAGATGGTGTTGTTTCTTTGACTGGATTTGCATTAGTAGGAGGTCCAGCACGACAGGATCATCCCAAGGCCATTGAAGCACTTAAGAAATTAAATCGCCCTTATATGGTCGCATTACCTCTCGTTTTCCAAACTACTCAAGAATGGGAAGGAAGTGATTTAGGCCTTCATCCAGTACAAGTTGCACTACAAATAGCAATTCCGGAACTTGACGGTGCAATTGAACCAATCGTTTTATCGGGAAGAGATGACGCTACAGGCAAAGCTCATACACTTCAAGACCGAGTTGATGCTATTGCAGAGAGGGCTATTCGTTGGTCATCCCTCAGAATCAAAGAAAGGAAAGATAAAAAACTTGCAATCACTGTATTTAGTTTTCCACCAGATAAAGGAAATGTCGGTACCGCAGCATATTTAGATGTTTTTGGGTCAATTTATAGAGTTTTAGAAGAGATGAAGTTAAAAGGCTATCAAGTTAATGATTTACCAAGAAGTCCTAAGGCTTTAATGGAAAGGCTAATAAATGATCCTGAAGCAATAGAAGGTTCTCCAGAATTATCTATAGCGCACAAAATGACTGTAGATGAATATGAAAGGTTAACTCCATATGCTGATCGCTTAGAAGAAAATTGGGGTAAACCCCCGGGAAATTTGAATAGTGATGGGCAAAATCTTTTAATTTATGGTCACCATTTTGGCAATGTATTTGTTGGAGTTCAACCAACTTTTGGTTACGAAGGTGATCCTATGAGGCTTTTATATTCTAAAAGTGCTAGTCCTCATCATGGATTTGCAGCTTATTATACATATCTAGAAAAAGTCTGGAAAGCTGATGCCGTACTTCATTTTGGCACTCATGGATCCCTAGAATTTATGCCAGGTAAGCAGATGGGAATGAGTGAATCCTGCTATCCAGATTCTTTAATAGGAGGATTGCCTAATCTTTATTACTATGCAGCTAATAATCCATCAGAGGCGACAATAGCAAAGAGAAGAGGATATGCATCAACTATCAGTTATTTAACACCTCCAGCTGAAAATGCTGGCTTATATAAAGGTCTTAAGGAATTAAGTGAATTAGTTGGTTCATACCAACAACTTAGAGAAAGTTCTCGAGGTATACAAATAGTGAATGCAATTGTAGAAACTTCTAGACAATGCAACCTTGATAAAGATGTAGATCTTCCTCAAGTAGATGCATCAGAGTTAGATCAAGAAAAAAGAGATTTAATTGTCGGATCTATATATCGGCAATTAATGGAAATAGAAAGTCGATTACTACCATGTGGTTTACATACAATTGGCAAGCCACCTACAGCTGAGGAAGCTATAGCTAGTTTAGTTAGTATTGCAGCTCTTGAAAGAGAACAAGAGCAAATAAGATCATTGCCTGGTTTATTGGCAGAATCTGTTAATAGAAATATTGAAGAAATCTACAAAGGTAATAATGACGGAGTTTTAGCTGATGTTGAATTAAATAATAAAATAACTGAAACAAGTAGAATTGCTGTTAGATCCTTAGTCCTTTCTTTAACTGGTAAAGGAGGAAGAGTAACTTTAGAAAAAAGTCTTATAACAAGACTCTTAGAGTTCTTGAGTAATCTAGGATTTAGTATATCGAATCCATGGACAAGAAAATGCCGGCAGAATGGTTTTAGAAAAATCGATTCTAAAGAACTTGATAACCTTTTTGAATATCTTCGTTTTTGCTTAGAACAAATTTGTGCAGACAAGGAAATGGAAAGTCTCTTAAAGGCTCTAGATGGAGACTATGTCCTACCAGGTCCAGGAGGAGATCCAATTAGGAATCCTTCAGTATTACCTAGCGGCAAGAATATTCATGCATTGGATCCGCAATCTATCCCAACTACAGCAGCGGTTGCTGCCGCTAAAGGTGTAGTAGACAAGCTTATTGAGAAACAGAAATCCGATGAGGGATCATGGCCAGAAACTATAGCTTGTGTTTTATGGGGAACAGATAATATTAAAACCTATGGTGAGTCACTTGCTCAGATACTTTGGTTTGTAGGGGTAAAACCTAAGCCAGATTCTGTAGGTAGAGTTAATAAACTTGAATTAATACCCTTAGAGGAATTAGGTAGGCCAAGAATAGATGTAGTTGTTAATTGTTCTGGTGTATTTAGAGACTTATTTATAAACCAAATGGCATTAATTGACCAAGCTGTGAAAATGGCCGCAGAGGCTGACGAACCATTAGATAATAATTTTGTCAGGAAACATTCTCTTGAGCAAGCAGAAAGGGAGGGAATCGAGTTAAGAGATGCTGCCTGTAGAGTTTTTTCCAATGCTAGTGGAAGTTATAGCTCAAATGTAAATTTAGCGGTTGAGAATTCTACCTGGGAAGAAGAGAATGAATTGCAAGAGATGTACCTATCTAGGAAAACATACGCTTTTAATGCAGATAATCCAGGAGAAATGAATCAGAATAGAAATGTATTTGAATCAGTCATGAAAACAGCAGACGTAACCTTTCAGAACCTTGATTCATCAGAGATTTCATTAACAGATGTTAGTCACTATTTTGACTCAGACCCTACAAACCTAATAAAAAGTCTAAGAGATGATGGTAAAACGCCCAATAGTTTTATAGCCGACACTACTACAGCTAATGCACAAGTAAGATCTTTAAGTGAAACTATTAGGCTCGACTCAAGAACGAAACTATTGAATCCAAAATGGTACGAAGGAATGCTAAATTCTGGATATGAAGGAGTTAGAGAAGTATCAAATAGACTTAATTACACACTTGGATGGAGTGCAACAAGCGGTCAAGTCGATAACTTTGTATACGAGGAGTCCAATGAGACCTTTATAAATGATCCCGAAATGAGGAAAAGGTTAATGGATCTTAATCCGCATAGTTTTAGAAGAATAGTTGGCACACTTCTAGAGGTAAATGGAAGGGGATATTGGGATACATCCGAAGAAAACATAGAACAACTTAAGGAGTTATATCAAGAGGTTGAAGATAAAATAGAAGGTGTTAATACTGAAAATACCTAA
- the folP gene encoding dihydropteroate synthase has translation MAIINITPDSFSDGGKYLIEEEALKRALMSIKDGADVIDLGAQSTRPGANIISPDEELKRLLPILKSIRSKLPNSIISVDTFHSSVAEKALEEGADWINDVTGSKYDKRMVDVLSSGNFPYVLTHSKSNNKTIHSQAEYNNVVEDVYQSLIELTDNAISKGIREKNIIWDPGIGFSKNREHNIQILTNIDKFSGGNFPLIIGASRKRFIGEIINEKNPLKRNAGNISVVCKCVASNVDMVRVHDVKETIQTIRLANELWK, from the coding sequence ATGGCAATTATAAATATTACCCCTGACTCATTTAGTGATGGAGGTAAATATTTAATAGAGGAAGAAGCTTTGAAAAGAGCTCTAATGTCAATTAAAGATGGCGCAGACGTAATTGACTTAGGGGCCCAAAGTACTCGTCCAGGTGCAAATATTATTAGCCCAGATGAAGAATTAAAAAGACTATTACCTATACTAAAATCTATACGTTCAAAGTTACCTAATTCAATTATATCTGTAGATACATTTCATTCAAGTGTAGCTGAGAAGGCTTTAGAAGAAGGGGCAGACTGGATAAATGATGTTACTGGTTCTAAATATGATAAAAGAATGGTTGATGTATTATCTAGTGGAAATTTTCCTTACGTTTTAACACATAGCAAGTCTAACAATAAAACCATACACTCTCAGGCAGAATATAACAATGTAGTAGAGGATGTTTATCAGAGTTTAATCGAATTAACTGATAATGCAATCTCGAAGGGCATTCGTGAAAAAAATATTATCTGGGACCCTGGGATTGGGTTTTCTAAAAACAGAGAACATAATATTCAGATATTAACTAACATTGATAAATTTTCTGGCGGAAATTTTCCTTTAATAATAGGAGCTTCCAGGAAAAGGTTTATTGGGGAGATTATTAATGAGAAAAACCCATTAAAAAGAAATGCAGGTAATATTTCAGTTGTTTGTAAATGTGTTGCGTCAAATGTGGATATGGTCAGAGTTCATGATGTCAAAGAAACTATTCAAACTATTCGCCTAGCCAATGAATTATGGAAGTAA
- the tpiA gene encoding triose-phosphate isomerase, with product MSKTVIAGNWKMHMTCAQARDFISAYLPLIKNVPKGRELVLAPPFTAISTLSEILKGSNVSLSSQNVHWEDNGAFTAEISPKMLLEHSVSYAIVGHSEPRKYFSESDKQINLRAKSAQANGLIPIVCVGETIEQRERGEAERVIRRQVEQGLEETDKKKLIVAYEPIWAIGTGKTCEANEANRICGLIRQWANCPEILIQYGGSVKPGNIDEIMAMSDIDGVLVGGASLDPESFARISNYKVE from the coding sequence GTGAGCAAAACGGTAATCGCAGGCAACTGGAAAATGCACATGACATGTGCTCAGGCAAGAGATTTTATATCTGCCTACCTTCCTTTGATTAAGAACGTTCCTAAAGGCCGAGAATTAGTTCTTGCACCTCCATTTACAGCTATATCAACATTGTCTGAAATATTAAAAGGATCCAATGTATCTTTATCCAGTCAAAACGTTCACTGGGAGGACAATGGAGCCTTCACAGCAGAAATATCTCCCAAAATGCTCTTAGAGCATTCCGTGTCATATGCAATAGTTGGCCACAGTGAACCACGAAAATATTTCAGTGAGAGTGATAAACAAATAAATCTAAGAGCTAAATCAGCTCAAGCAAATGGCTTAATACCAATAGTTTGTGTTGGTGAGACTATTGAACAGAGAGAGAGAGGAGAGGCTGAAAGGGTTATAAGAAGACAGGTAGAGCAGGGTCTTGAGGAAACAGATAAGAAGAAGCTCATTGTTGCTTATGAGCCAATTTGGGCAATTGGTACAGGTAAAACATGTGAAGCAAATGAGGCAAACAGAATTTGTGGGTTGATAAGACAATGGGCCAATTGCCCGGAAATATTAATTCAATATGGTGGCTCAGTTAAACCTGGAAACATAGACGAGATTATGGCTATGAGTGATATAGATGGAGTTCTCGTTGGAGGAGCTTCCCTCGATCCTGAAAGTTTCGCAAGGATCTCCAATTACAAAGTTGAATAA
- a CDS encoding RNA-binding S4 domain-containing protein produces MKLYQFLKWKCLTNSGGQAKHLISTGSVSVNGQIETRRGRRLIHGDLVSFGNIQEIFSDEDPSGRKLGN; encoded by the coding sequence ATGAAACTATATCAATTTCTTAAATGGAAATGTCTAACCAATAGTGGTGGACAAGCTAAACACCTTATTAGCACAGGGTCCGTAAGTGTTAATGGTCAAATAGAGACCAGACGAGGTAGGAGACTTATACATGGTGATTTAGTATCTTTTGGCAATATTCAGGAGATCTTTTCGGATGAAGATCCTTCAGGCCGTAAGTTGGGTAATTGA
- a CDS encoding ABC transporter ATP-binding protein, producing MISKSANSFLRFLPSLIPHSKELIWGGISMLIYVICWPVLAWLAGKLIPAIGIGDLELVIQIIIQALVVFLVQKIAQFSQDILLAGPSLKISQELRQDLFAKLQRIEVQSLEKLSSGDIAYRLTEDADRVGEVIYKTIQDTTPCIFQLVAVFGYMLYLDYKLALATLILAPVISLLVGNFGERVLLASEKSQKQVSTLAGLLGEGIQSLPLIRAFGVEEWFQSKFNVQVQQHRRARYKSLKLLALQHPVVGFIEALGILLILAIGAFRIQNGGIDSEGFSSFFAALLMLIDPISHLTTNFNELQQGQASLKRLLEIETEPMDIDNRHIGSTLISSQSDIIFDNVCFSYSNGPQVINNIKLNIKTGSIVALVGPSGSGKSTIFSLLLRFIRPKHGTITINNIDLQGIKINDIRKKISIVPQRVNILSGTISEAINFGRSFKEEEIINAAKLANAHKFISEMSSSYNTFIEERGTNLSGGQLQRISIARAILGNPSILLLDEATSALDADSEIAVQTGLSQAMKGRTVFIIAHRLSTVQEADQIVYIENGSIVQVGSHDELMSKKGKYRDLCEKQFIRDLAD from the coding sequence ATGATCTCTAAATCTGCTAATAGCTTCCTAAGGTTTCTCCCCAGTTTAATTCCACATTCTAAGGAATTGATTTGGGGCGGAATCTCAATGCTTATATATGTTATCTGCTGGCCTGTTCTTGCATGGCTTGCAGGGAAATTAATACCAGCGATTGGAATTGGAGATTTGGAATTAGTAATACAGATAATTATTCAAGCTTTAGTAGTCTTTTTAGTCCAAAAAATAGCTCAATTTAGCCAGGATATACTTTTAGCTGGCCCATCACTAAAAATCAGTCAGGAGCTTCGTCAAGATCTATTTGCCAAGCTCCAAAGGATAGAAGTTCAATCCCTTGAAAAGTTATCTTCAGGTGATATTGCTTATAGGCTTACAGAGGATGCAGATAGAGTTGGAGAAGTAATTTATAAAACAATTCAAGACACAACACCTTGTATATTTCAACTTGTCGCAGTATTTGGATATATGCTTTATTTAGATTACAAATTAGCTTTAGCTACTTTAATTTTAGCTCCTGTCATATCACTACTAGTAGGTAATTTTGGAGAGAGAGTACTTCTAGCCTCAGAAAAAAGCCAAAAACAAGTAAGTACTCTTGCTGGATTATTGGGAGAAGGTATACAGAGTCTTCCTCTAATAAGAGCCTTTGGCGTAGAGGAATGGTTTCAATCTAAATTTAATGTACAGGTTCAACAACATAGAAGAGCAAGATACAAATCACTTAAGTTATTAGCTCTACAACATCCAGTAGTTGGCTTTATTGAGGCACTTGGCATCTTATTGATATTAGCTATTGGAGCCTTCAGAATTCAGAATGGAGGTATTGATTCAGAAGGGTTTAGCAGTTTCTTTGCAGCATTACTTATGTTAATTGATCCTATAAGTCATTTAACTACGAATTTCAATGAGCTTCAACAAGGCCAAGCATCATTAAAGCGTTTATTAGAAATTGAAACAGAACCAATGGACATTGATAATCGTCACATTGGATCAACCCTTATCTCTTCTCAATCAGATATTATATTTGATAATGTATGTTTTTCTTATAGTAATGGTCCACAAGTTATTAATAATATAAAGTTAAATATAAAGACTGGTAGTATTGTAGCCCTTGTTGGACCCTCTGGATCAGGTAAAAGTACTATATTCTCATTATTACTAAGATTTATTAGACCTAAACATGGCACGATAACTATTAATAATATAGATCTTCAAGGGATAAAAATAAATGATATCAGAAAAAAAATTTCTATAGTTCCTCAAAGAGTAAACATTTTATCTGGAACAATCTCTGAAGCTATTAATTTTGGTAGATCATTTAAAGAGGAAGAGATTATCAATGCAGCAAAATTAGCCAATGCCCATAAATTTATATCAGAAATGAGTAGCTCATACAACACATTTATAGAAGAAAGAGGAACAAATTTATCAGGGGGCCAGCTACAAAGAATCTCTATAGCAAGAGCTATTCTAGGTAATCCTTCTATTCTATTATTAGATGAAGCTACTAGCGCACTTGATGCAGACTCAGAAATAGCAGTTCAAACAGGTTTGTCCCAAGCCATGAAAGGTAGGACTGTATTTATAATTGCGCATAGATTATCTACCGTCCAAGAAGCAGATCAAATTGTCTATATTGAAAATGGCAGTATTGTCCAAGTCGGGAGTCATGATGAATTAATGAGTAAGAAAGGAAAGTATAGAGACTTATGTGAAAAGCAATTTATAAGAGATTTAGCAGATTGA
- a CDS encoding DUF6447 family protein: MKDPTVNDQEPVLTFEGKRYDIKSLPDNIKELIKGMQIADNQLRFHEDTLKVIAYGRQSMAKELNDKLKSVTPIN, translated from the coding sequence ATGAAGGATCCAACTGTCAATGATCAAGAGCCAGTACTTACATTTGAAGGAAAGAGATACGACATCAAATCATTACCAGATAATATTAAAGAATTAATTAAGGGTATGCAAATAGCAGATAATCAACTGAGATTTCATGAAGACACTCTCAAAGTAATTGCTTATGGTAGGCAATCAATGGCAAAAGAACTAAATGACAAATTAAAATCAGTTACTCCCATAAATTGA